In Brettanomyces bruxellensis chromosome 8, complete sequence, a genomic segment contains:
- the RPS23A gene encoding 40S ribosomal protein S23-A, producing the protein MGKGKPRGLNSARKLRTKRRNNKWADSLYKSRLLGTAYKSSPFAGASHAKGIVLEKLGVESKQPNSAIRKCVRVQLVKNGKKVTAFVPNDGCLNYVDENDEVLLAGFGRRGRAKGDLPGVRFKVVKVAGVSLSALWKEKKEKPRT; encoded by the coding sequence ATGGGTAAAGGAAAGCCAAGAGGACTTAACTCCGCCAGAAAGCTCAGAACcaagagaagaaacaaCAAGTGGGCAGACTCGTTGTACAAGTCTAGATTGCTTGGTACTGCATACAAGTCATCTCCATTTGCAGGTGCTTCTCACGCAAAGGGTATCGTCTTGGAAAAATTGGGTGTCGAATCCAAACAGCCAAACTCCGCTATCAGAAAGTGTGTGAGGGTGCAATTGGTCAAGAACGGTAAGAAGGTTACTGCTTTCGTTCCAAACGATGGTTGTTTGAACTACGTTGATGAGAACGATGAGGTTTTGCTTGCCGGATTCGGTAGAAGAGGTAGAGCTAAGGGTGATCTTCCCGGTGTTAGATTCAAGGTTGTCAAGGTTGCCGGTGTGTCTTTGTCCGCTTTGtggaaggagaagaaggagaagccAAGAACCTAA
- a CDS encoding uncharacterized protein (BUSCO:EOG09264DY4) has product MSQSKSQIAISETLTEHLGYQPISVVDDIINVVNEIMYRCTDQIENALLERRSDLIERNKKQAEAEKKNDDDDVMVNEGSPYKNAVRYSEDDIRKGTAKLESLLEHLINRNYDKLELYIIRNILTIPDDLLAGGYVRLKHQEGMKIVPDTIDKAAKLDKQYADKMAEISRQIEENKKISDMIVKLTKMDKKVTLLKKKVAPMDYKGVLKSRSSTNASRNGKNIVQKNTLGSKFVEKYDLKPLKETCLFINSEIRRGYKLLERAKPFLEDETIVKVAEHSAKEDNFVNEQVRDMFTSNKTKKPTGFAIQEGDVTESLLDKVGKLVPK; this is encoded by the coding sequence ATGTCACAGTCAAAATCGCAGATTGCAATAAGCGAAACCCTGACTGAACATTTGGGATATCAGCCTATAAGTGTCGTGGATGATATTATCAACGTTGTTAACGAAATCATGTACAGATGCACAGATCAGATCGAAAATGCTTTGTTGGAGAGAAGGTCTGATTTGATAGagagaaataaaaagcaggcagaagcagagaaaaagaacgatgatgatgatgtgaTGGTCAATGAAGGAAGCCCGTACAAAAACGCAGTTCGATAttctgaagatgatataCGAAAGGGAACGGCAAAGTTGGAAAGCTTGTTGGAGCATCTGATAAATCGGAACTACGATAAGCTTGAATTGTACATCATAAGAAATATACTGACAATACCGGATGATTTGTTGGCGGGAGGATATGTGAGATTAAAGCATCAGGAAGGCATGAAGATTGTTCCGGATACAATTGATAAAGCAGCCAAACTCGACAAGCAGTATGCGGACAAGATGGCTGAGATCTCCCGGCAAATTGAggaaaacaagaagattTCAGACATGATCGTGAAACTGACCAAGATGGACAAAAAAGTGACGCTTCTTAAAAAGAAGGTGGCTCCAATGGATTACAAGGGTGttttaaaaagcagaagcagcACCAATGCATCGAGAAACGGCAAGAATATTGTGCAAAAAAACACATTGGGCAGTAAGTTTGTTGAAAAGTATGATCTCAAGCCATTGAAAGAAACCTGCTTGTTTATCAATAGTGAAATTCGACGCGGGTATAAGCTATTGGAAAGAGCCAAGCCTTttttggaagatgaaacAATAGTAAAGGTGGCTGAACACAGTGCAAAAGAGGATAATTTTGTGAATGAGCAGGTTAGAGACATGTTTACCTCAAATAAAACGAAAAAACCAACTGGGTTTGCCATCCAAGAAGGGGATGTGACAGAGAGCCTACTTGATAAGGTGGGGAAACTGGTACCTAAGTGA
- a CDS encoding uncharacterized protein (BUSCO:EOG0926390Q) — MSDTEEKKQIKGEEKDVEILEKATSSTDSQEEAPKVEAKKELSESLLDDEADLEEDVAKLSKHKKPESSSKENVEEKETTSIDAADEEASGKMQKEEAKESIDDTGEDPENRKMTFEEKFAAAMKKPTKRRKKNEVDLEAMQDEAIGSLKNAMKDAAYDDIECVNAHKPATHKLRLLPKVKETLLKSALYDSILDNNMLEAVRIWLEPLPDGSLPSYEIQRTLIIELTKLPIKTIHLRESGLGKVMVFYQKSPIVDPILKRTAEKLISDWTRPIMGRSDNYRAKRVPTASFNIEKLKADQRLHSGADTHKKAVRKTLYQESADRRKRAAAPEVSAKVYSIAPQVNVDELRRSGRSTVAAMGIGSSLSRDERFKRLNQKLTHLSQKKSSKKKGGVSIEGKGVNAF; from the coding sequence ATGTCGGACacagaagagaaaaaacaGATAAAAGGCGAGGAGAAAGATGTGGAAATTCTAGAAAAAGCTACCAGTTCTACGGATTCGCAAGAAGAAGCACCTAAAGTGGAAGCTAAAAAGGAATTGAGCGAGAGTTTGTTAGATGATGAGGCTGATTTGGAGGAAGACGTGGCTAAGTTGAGCAAGCACAAGAAGCCAGAGTCATCTTCAAAGGAGAATGTGGAGGAAAAGGAGACAACAAGTATAGATGCAGCAGATGAAGAGGCAAGTGGTAAAATGCAGAAAGAGGAGGCAAAAGAGAGCATTGATGATACGGGAGAGGACCCAGAGAACAGAAAAATGACTTTTGAGGAGAAATTTGCGGCAGCAATGAAGAAGCCaacgaaaagaagaaagaaaaatgaagttgatTTGGAAGCAATGCAAGATGAGGCAATTGGAAGTTTGAAGAATGCAATGAAAGATGCTGCATATGATGATATCGAATGTGTCAATGCACACAAGCCAGCCACACACAAGCTTCGGTTACTGCCAAAAGTGAAAGAGACGCTTTTGAAATCGGCATTATACGATTCAATCTTGGATAATAACATGCTAGAAGCGGTGAGAATTTGGCTTGAGCCTCTTCCGGACGGATCTTTGCCATCTTACGAGATTCAGAGAACGCTTATTATCGAGTTGACGAAACTCCCGATCAAAACTATTCATTTAAGAGAGTCAGGACTTGGAAAAGTGATGGTTTTCTATCAGAAGTCGCCAATTGTCGATCCGATTCTAAAAAGAACGGCGGAGAAGCTCATTTCAGACTGGACCAGGCCGATCATGGGCAGATCTGACAATTACAGGGCAAAGAGAGTGCCAACCGCCTCGTTTAACATCGAAAAGCTCAAGGCAGACCAGAGATTACACTCAGGTGCAGACACTCACAAAAAAGCAGTCAGAAAGACGCTTTATCAGGAAAGTGCAGACAGGAGAAAGAGGGCAGCAGCTCCAGAAGTTTCTGCGAAAGTTTACAGTATTGCACCGCAGGTTAATGTGGATGAACTGCGGAGAAGTGGAAGATCGACAGTTGCAGCAATGGGAATCGGATCGTCTCTTAGTAGAGATGAAAGATTCAAGAGATTGAACCAGAAGCTGACGCACTTGTCGCAAAAGAAGTCGTCGAAGAAGAAGGGCGGTGTTTCTATTGAAGGTAAGGGTGTGAATGCATTTTAA